The Croceicoccus marinus genome contains a region encoding:
- a CDS encoding RNA polymerase sigma factor, whose protein sequence is MERDVEREGLIDGADVPQPAGIEGVYLANRPALLRFLRARGAGDAAEDLLQEIWLRITASRPGPVPAPLPYLYRVANNVMIDRHRSLSQAARRDADWSETHAEQAQPSPENDIAARQEAAQLLHLVDRLGPRAAAALRRHRIDGLSQREVAAELGVSISTIESDLRTAYRALLAWKERRDEA, encoded by the coding sequence ATGGAACGGGACGTGGAGCGGGAAGGGCTGATCGATGGTGCCGACGTGCCGCAGCCCGCGGGCATCGAGGGCGTGTATCTGGCGAACCGCCCCGCCCTGCTGCGCTTCCTGCGGGCGCGCGGCGCGGGCGACGCGGCCGAGGATCTGCTTCAGGAGATATGGCTGCGCATCACCGCTTCGCGCCCCGGCCCGGTCCCTGCTCCGCTTCCCTACCTCTACCGCGTGGCAAACAACGTGATGATCGACCGGCACCGCTCGCTGTCACAGGCGGCCCGCCGCGACGCGGACTGGAGCGAGACGCATGCCGAGCAGGCACAGCCCTCGCCCGAAAACGACATTGCCGCCCGGCAGGAAGCGGCCCAGCTGCTCCATCTTGTCGACCGGCTCGGCCCGCGAGCCGCCGCCGCGCTGCGCCGGCACCGCATCGACGGGTTGTCGCAGCGCGAGGTTGCCGCCGAACTGGGCGTCAGCATCAGCACGATCGAAAGCGATCTGCGCACCGCCTACCGCGCGCTGCTCGCCTGGAAGGAGCGCCGCGATGAGGCATAG
- a CDS encoding FecR family protein produces MVTDETIREQALDWAVRTGDPDFADWDAFTLWLERSPAHAPAYDRAAAAADEAAGLLQSAAPANDDIANDGYADDGPATGETPRPRRWIGSMLALALVALVSLGLWRQMAPDLYTVETAPGEMQVVALGSGSQMRLGGGSRVVLDHDDPRFASLEHGRALFSVRHDESDPFVVTAGANRIVDVGTVFEVRLDPEAFSVAVSEGAVQFDPDGQDVHVAAGQALRRTADGYRLADIDPAQVGEWAEGRLTFDAETLASVAQDLTRATGLRFAVDPASADRVVSGSILVAPVRQDPRSLGPLLSLQVRSQSGGWIIGAR; encoded by the coding sequence ATGGTGACTGACGAGACGATCCGCGAACAGGCGCTTGATTGGGCGGTAAGGACAGGCGATCCCGATTTCGCCGACTGGGACGCGTTCACACTGTGGCTGGAACGCAGCCCCGCGCATGCGCCAGCCTATGACCGCGCAGCCGCCGCCGCGGACGAGGCCGCGGGCCTGCTGCAATCCGCCGCGCCCGCGAACGACGACATCGCGAACGACGGCTATGCGGACGACGGCCCTGCAACAGGCGAAACACCCCGGCCCCGGCGCTGGATCGGCAGCATGCTGGCGCTGGCGCTGGTGGCGCTGGTCAGCCTCGGGCTGTGGCGGCAGATGGCACCCGACCTCTACACCGTCGAAACCGCTCCGGGCGAGATGCAGGTGGTCGCGCTGGGTTCGGGCAGCCAGATGCGGCTTGGAGGCGGATCTCGCGTCGTGCTCGACCACGACGATCCGCGTTTCGCCAGCCTGGAACATGGCCGCGCCTTGTTTTCGGTCCGCCATGACGAAAGCGATCCCTTCGTCGTGACCGCTGGCGCGAATCGCATCGTCGATGTCGGCACCGTGTTCGAAGTGCGTCTCGACCCCGAAGCCTTCAGCGTCGCCGTTTCCGAAGGCGCGGTGCAGTTCGATCCCGATGGCCAGGACGTGCATGTCGCCGCGGGTCAGGCGCTGCGGCGCACAGCTGACGGCTACCGCCTGGCCGACATCGATCCCGCGCAGGTGGGCGAGTGGGCCGAGGGCCGCCTGACCTTCGACGCAGAGACGCTGGCCTCGGTTGCGCAGGACCTGACCCGTGCGACCGGCCTGCGATTCGCCGTCGATCCAGCCAGTGCGGACCGCGTGGTCAGCGGTTCGATCCTGGTGGCCCCGGTCCGTCAGGATCCGCGCAGCCTTGGCCCGCTGCTCAGTCTCCAGGTCCGCTCGCAGTCCGGTGGCTGGATCATCGGCGCACGATAG
- a CDS encoding TonB-dependent receptor — translation MRTLRWCLAAALLAAPIAAHAGDVAAPGGRAGTVAISLARQTGSSIVITDRSLARRSVPAIRGRMPAAEAVRRLAAALGARAVATGARSWRIEPAPAPDPASHRPVRQPVVPAPQPPEPARPLPPIVVQASKRDLSLEQIPAQVSIIDGGLLELGGAGGTEEITRRIASVSSTYLGSGRNKLFIRGIADSSFTGPTQSTVGQYWGDLRLSYNAPDPDLRLSDLDRVEVLEGPQGTLYGAGALGGIIRLVPNQPRMDRASLAGQIGGSLTQHGSPGGDLSLTANLPAAGNIAFRGTIDTASLGGYIDKPEAGREDVNRTNIVGGRLTGRVELSPRWSVELTGLAQTIDARDAQYADRGDPPLTSTAAVTEGADIDFALGSVVISGGFGDLSFRSTTGIVRQDLEERYDAATGLSPDRLFVQTNRARMAANETRLWSPERGGFSWLVGASLTHSESDIRREFIRYEPPAPDASELIAVMRAVTPGVTNIVDEATLYGEASLRIAPIVVATAGGRVTWARLGGGADDVAPDIAFARSDITVRRTEVDVLPSLALHAELSDRALFYTRYQQGFRPGGLAIESDFVRRFDNDRTATWEIGARYGRAGSGASALRAASGDPFSLAVSLSHTDWRDIQADFVDGSGLPSTANIGDGRIWSASLSGAAQIAEGLRIEAGATWNHSRIDEPDLLLRSGTRQIPNIASFAGRIGANYSAEVASGLWLTADGWASYVGPSRLGIGPELGDRQGDYLDSGIDIRIGDERMGATFGIANLADMRGNRFSLGTPLSEDRDQVTPLRPRSFRLGIDRRF, via the coding sequence ATGCGGACCCTGCGGTGGTGCCTTGCCGCGGCCCTGCTGGCCGCACCGATTGCCGCACATGCGGGCGATGTCGCCGCGCCCGGCGGCCGCGCGGGGACGGTCGCGATCAGCCTTGCGCGCCAGACCGGCAGCAGCATCGTCATCACCGACCGCAGCCTTGCCCGCCGCAGCGTGCCCGCGATTCGAGGCCGCATGCCCGCGGCGGAAGCGGTGCGCCGCCTCGCCGCTGCGCTGGGCGCGCGGGCGGTCGCGACCGGCGCGCGTTCGTGGCGGATCGAGCCCGCCCCTGCCCCCGACCCGGCCAGCCACCGGCCGGTCCGGCAGCCTGTCGTCCCCGCGCCCCAGCCGCCCGAACCGGCCCGGCCGTTGCCGCCCATCGTCGTGCAAGCCAGCAAGCGCGACCTGTCGCTGGAACAGATCCCCGCGCAGGTCTCGATCATCGACGGCGGATTGCTGGAACTGGGCGGCGCGGGCGGAACCGAGGAGATCACGCGCCGCATCGCCAGCGTCTCCTCCACCTATCTGGGCAGCGGGCGCAACAAGCTTTTCATCCGCGGCATCGCCGATTCCAGCTTCACTGGTCCCACCCAGTCCACCGTGGGGCAATATTGGGGCGATCTGCGGCTAAGCTACAACGCGCCCGATCCCGACCTGCGCCTGTCCGATCTCGACCGGGTGGAGGTTCTGGAAGGGCCGCAAGGCACGCTTTATGGAGCGGGGGCGCTGGGCGGGATCATCCGGCTGGTGCCCAACCAGCCGCGCATGGACCGCGCCAGCCTGGCCGGGCAGATCGGCGGATCGCTCACGCAGCATGGCTCGCCGGGGGGTGACCTCAGCCTGACCGCCAACCTGCCAGCTGCCGGCAATATCGCGTTTCGCGGCACGATCGATACAGCCTCGCTGGGCGGCTATATCGACAAGCCGGAAGCGGGGCGCGAAGACGTCAATCGCACCAATATCGTGGGCGGGCGGCTGACCGGCCGCGTCGAGCTGTCCCCCCGCTGGTCGGTCGAACTGACCGGCCTTGCGCAGACCATCGACGCGCGCGACGCGCAATATGCCGACCGCGGCGATCCGCCGCTGACCAGCACCGCCGCCGTGACCGAAGGGGCGGACATCGATTTCGCGCTGGGCAGCGTGGTGATAAGCGGCGGTTTCGGCGACCTCTCCTTCCGCTCCACCACCGGCATCGTGCGGCAGGATCTGGAGGAGCGCTATGACGCCGCCACCGGCCTGTCGCCCGACCGGCTGTTCGTGCAGACCAATCGTGCACGCATGGCCGCCAACGAGACGCGGCTGTGGTCGCCCGAGCGCGGCGGCTTCAGCTGGCTGGTCGGCGCCAGCCTGACGCATAGCGAAAGCGACATCCGCCGCGAGTTCATCCGCTACGAGCCCCCGGCCCCCGACGCGTCGGAGCTGATCGCCGTGATGCGCGCGGTCACACCCGGCGTCACCAATATCGTCGACGAGGCGACCCTGTATGGCGAAGCCAGCCTGCGTATCGCCCCGATCGTCGTCGCGACGGCGGGCGGACGCGTGACCTGGGCACGGCTGGGCGGCGGTGCGGACGATGTCGCCCCCGACATTGCCTTTGCCCGTTCCGACATCACCGTGCGCCGGACCGAGGTCGACGTCCTCCCCTCGCTCGCACTGCATGCCGAATTGTCGGACCGCGCGCTGTTCTACACACGCTACCAGCAGGGTTTCCGCCCCGGCGGCCTTGCGATCGAAAGCGATTTCGTCCGCCGCTTCGACAACGACCGCACCGCGACCTGGGAAATCGGGGCCCGCTATGGCCGCGCCGGATCAGGCGCATCGGCCTTGCGCGCGGCCAGCGGCGATCCGTTCAGCCTGGCGGTCAGCCTGTCCCATACCGACTGGCGCGACATCCAAGCCGATTTCGTCGACGGCAGCGGCCTGCCCAGCACCGCCAATATCGGCGACGGACGGATCTGGTCGGCCAGCCTGTCGGGCGCGGCGCAGATCGCCGAAGGCCTGCGGATCGAGGCAGGCGCGACATGGAACCACAGCCGCATCGACGAGCCTGACCTGCTGCTCCGCTCCGGCACGCGGCAGATCCCGAACATCGCCAGCTTCGCGGGCCGCATCGGCGCGAACTACAGCGCCGAGGTCGCCAGCGGCCTGTGGCTTACCGCCGATGGCTGGGCCAGCTATGTCGGCCCGTCGCGGCTGGGCATCGGGCCCGAGCTGGGCGACCGGCAGGGCGATTACCTTGACAGCGGGATCGACATCAGGATCGGCGATGAGAGGATGGGGGCGACCTTCGGCATCGCGAACCTGGCCGACATGCGCGGCAATCGCTTCTCGCTCGGCACGCCGCTCAGCGAGGACCGCGACCAGGTGACCCCGCTGCGGCCCCGCAGCTTCCGGCTGGGGATCGACCGCCGCTTCTGA
- a CDS encoding autotransporter outer membrane beta-barrel domain-containing protein: MRNLLCSTAIVAIAISSTAASARDVTSAQTAPIATATANAGAPDAINITDKGSVTVSGGTAVTMNSNHKVTNGGKITITNANGSTGIAAAAGTSGDIVNSGTILLDEPYAPKDNDNDGDLDGPFALGGERHGIRTLGAHAGNVVNSGTITVEGNDSAGIALGGTLTGDLLHDGKTGVIGDNAVGIDAQAIDGKVRLAGTVAARGENSVGARFGGDIAGAMVVQGDISASGYRYTAAPSSTAKLDADDLLQGGSAISVEGDVANGIMLAIAPRDSDPDKANEDADGIEDAKEGSAKVTSFGKAAALSIGSASRDIAIGAVAGTASKFGLQVDGIVDGRGVYVGVDANGLSIGGQGHAVTIANGIGVAGAVGALSNGGNATAIRLGAGASTPVLQNSGSIEARGSSVGGTRAAAVLVEQGASLPALKNSGSIKAVAGAENGTAIAIRDTSGTLTLVENAGEIAATGAKAGTGRNIAIDLSAAAGNATVRQTQVAADHAAPVIKGDVLFAAGNDLLDLADGALTGDVSFGAGNDVLRLGGDAVHSGRVLFGSGSAEMSLSGKSFFTGSADFGGGTGVLSLADSAAFSGSLANSGNLAVAVAGGTLDIAKPASIASLSVGATGMLVATLDKTAGSGTAIDVAGNASFVQGSKLALRLADVATAEGSYEVLTAGSITGKDKITTVDALVPFLFKAEIDKDAPANVLTIDVARRTVTELGLNRSAAAAYDAVFAAMSQDEDVEGSFLAITNGDAFRQTVATMLPDHAGGVFEGIGQGERTLIRQLQDPVSPIIDDGAFMATLNLALWNSDKGLGDSGAYDLQGHGFSLTGEYDVGFGHVGATLASLWNQHTNGMASDVKNSSLEVAAHWRGNWGPVAGFVRGALGRSDIESERVFTGTSDGESVRRTIEGKWDGDFVSFAAGASAEGGWRYLFFRPQVMVDYVRLNEDGYGETGGDEALDLTVDSRKSDELGLSAGLVLGADLMGMGKRDSAWLRIETEGGWREVLDGELGETTARFEDGEDFTLQGETSTSGWYGRLRVMGGPGSVIMGGELSAEERFEELSIALRGNMRIVW, from the coding sequence GTGCGTAACCTGCTTTGCTCCACCGCCATCGTCGCCATCGCCATCTCCTCCACCGCCGCAAGCGCCAGGGATGTGACAAGCGCGCAGACGGCGCCCATCGCCACCGCGACCGCCAATGCCGGCGCGCCCGATGCGATCAACATCACCGACAAGGGATCCGTCACCGTATCGGGCGGCACCGCCGTCACCATGAACAGCAACCACAAGGTGACCAATGGCGGCAAGATCACCATCACCAACGCCAATGGCAGCACCGGCATCGCCGCCGCGGCAGGCACCAGCGGCGACATCGTCAACAGCGGCACGATCCTGCTGGACGAACCCTATGCCCCCAAGGACAACGACAATGACGGCGACCTCGACGGGCCGTTCGCGCTGGGCGGCGAGCGTCACGGCATACGCACGCTGGGCGCGCATGCGGGCAATGTGGTCAACAGCGGAACCATCACGGTCGAGGGCAATGATTCGGCCGGCATCGCGCTGGGCGGCACGCTGACGGGCGATCTGCTGCACGATGGCAAGACCGGCGTGATCGGCGACAATGCGGTCGGCATCGACGCGCAGGCGATCGATGGCAAGGTCCGGCTGGCAGGCACCGTCGCGGCACGCGGCGAGAATTCGGTCGGCGCGCGCTTCGGCGGCGACATTGCGGGCGCGATGGTCGTGCAGGGCGACATCAGCGCCAGCGGCTATCGCTATACCGCAGCGCCGAGCAGCACCGCCAAGCTGGACGCCGACGATCTGCTGCAGGGCGGATCCGCCATCAGTGTCGAGGGCGACGTCGCGAACGGCATCATGCTGGCCATCGCGCCCCGTGACAGCGATCCCGACAAGGCGAACGAGGATGCCGACGGGATCGAGGATGCCAAGGAAGGCTCGGCCAAGGTCACGTCATTCGGCAAGGCGGCGGCGCTGTCGATCGGATCGGCCAGCCGCGACATCGCCATCGGCGCGGTCGCGGGCACGGCCAGCAAGTTCGGCCTGCAAGTCGACGGCATCGTCGATGGGCGCGGCGTCTATGTCGGGGTCGACGCGAACGGCCTTTCCATCGGCGGTCAGGGCCATGCGGTCACCATCGCGAACGGCATCGGTGTCGCGGGCGCGGTCGGCGCATTGTCGAACGGCGGCAACGCCACCGCGATCCGGCTTGGCGCGGGGGCGAGCACGCCGGTGCTTCAGAACTCCGGTTCGATCGAGGCGCGCGGCTCGTCGGTCGGCGGCACGCGCGCTGCCGCGGTGCTGGTCGAACAGGGCGCCAGCCTTCCCGCGCTGAAGAACAGCGGATCGATCAAGGCCGTCGCCGGAGCCGAGAACGGCACCGCCATCGCGATTCGCGACACCAGCGGCACGCTGACCCTGGTCGAGAACGCGGGCGAGATCGCCGCCACCGGCGCCAAGGCGGGCACGGGCCGCAACATCGCCATCGACCTGTCCGCTGCCGCGGGCAATGCAACGGTCCGCCAGACCCAGGTCGCCGCGGATCACGCAGCGCCCGTCATCAAGGGCGACGTTCTGTTCGCCGCTGGCAACGACCTGCTCGATCTGGCCGATGGCGCGCTGACGGGCGATGTTTCGTTCGGCGCGGGCAATGATGTGCTGCGCCTTGGCGGCGATGCGGTGCACAGCGGCAGAGTGCTGTTCGGCAGCGGCAGCGCGGAGATGAGCCTGTCGGGCAAGTCCTTCTTCACCGGCAGCGCGGATTTCGGCGGCGGCACCGGCGTGCTGTCGCTGGCCGACAGCGCTGCCTTTTCCGGCAGCCTGGCCAATAGCGGCAATCTGGCGGTGGCGGTCGCCGGCGGCACGCTCGACATCGCAAAGCCCGCCAGCATCGCCTCGCTGTCGGTGGGCGCGACCGGCATGCTGGTCGCCACGCTGGACAAGACGGCGGGCAGCGGCACGGCGATCGACGTCGCGGGCAATGCCAGCTTCGTGCAGGGTTCGAAACTTGCGCTTCGCCTTGCCGATGTCGCCACCGCCGAGGGCAGCTATGAGGTTCTGACCGCAGGCTCCATCACCGGCAAGGACAAGATCACGACCGTCGACGCGCTGGTCCCCTTCCTGTTCAAGGCCGAGATCGACAAGGATGCGCCCGCCAATGTGCTGACCATCGACGTCGCCCGCCGCACGGTCACAGAGCTTGGCCTGAACCGGTCGGCCGCCGCAGCCTATGACGCGGTCTTCGCCGCCATGTCGCAGGACGAGGATGTCGAGGGCAGCTTCCTTGCCATCACCAATGGCGACGCGTTCCGCCAGACCGTCGCCACCATGCTGCCCGACCATGCGGGCGGCGTGTTCGAAGGCATCGGCCAAGGCGAACGCACGCTGATCCGCCAGCTGCAGGACCCCGTCAGCCCGATCATCGACGACGGTGCCTTCATGGCCACGCTGAACCTGGCGCTGTGGAACAGCGACAAGGGGCTGGGCGACAGCGGTGCCTATGACCTGCAGGGCCACGGATTCTCGCTGACCGGCGAATATGACGTGGGCTTCGGCCATGTCGGCGCGACCCTGGCCAGCCTGTGGAACCAGCACACCAACGGCATGGCGAGCGACGTCAAGAACAGCTCGCTCGAAGTCGCGGCGCACTGGCGCGGCAACTGGGGCCCGGTTGCCGGCTTCGTGCGCGGCGCCTTGGGCCGCTCCGACATCGAAAGCGAGCGCGTCTTCACCGGCACTTCGGACGGCGAGAGCGTGAGGCGTACCATCGAGGGCAAGTGGGACGGCGATTTCGTAAGCTTCGCCGCGGGCGCCTCGGCAGAGGGCGGCTGGCGCTATCTGTTCTTCCGTCCGCAGGTGATGGTCGACTATGTCCGCCTGAACGAGGATGGCTACGGCGAAACCGGCGGAGACGAGGCGCTCGACCTGACCGTCGATTCGCGCAAGAGCGACGAGCTGGGCCTGAGCGCCGGGCTGGTGCTGGGCGCCGACCTGATGGGCATGGGCAAGCGCGACAGCGCCTGGCTGCGGATCGAGACCGAAGGCGGCTGGCGCGAAGTGCTGGACGGCGAGCTGGGCGAAACCACCGCCCGGTTCGAGGATGGCGAGGATTTCACCCTGCAGGGCGAGACGTCGACCAGCGGCTGGTATGGCCGCCTGCGCGTGATGGGCGGCCCCGGCAGCGTCATCATGGGCGGCGAATTGTCGGCAGAGGAACGCTTCGAAGAACTGTCCATCGCGCTGCGCGGCAATATGCGGATCGTCTGGTAG
- a CDS encoding MmcB family DNA repair protein: protein MIDSPLAAVPSFSSCAAGDVARGICRLFARNDIWCIPEMMLPGGRRADLMGVDAKGHIVIVEIKVARADLMGDAKWPDYLDFCDRFFWGLSPELDRTCLEGENFLPGRCGVIVADGYDAEILRPAPLQKLAPARRRAQVERLARAAMRRRQVEIDSACAPWGGNELA, encoded by the coding sequence ATGATCGATTCGCCGCTTGCTGCCGTTCCCTCTTTTTCCTCATGTGCCGCGGGCGATGTCGCGCGGGGGATCTGCCGCCTGTTCGCGCGCAACGATATCTGGTGCATCCCCGAAATGATGCTGCCCGGCGGCCGCCGCGCGGATCTGATGGGCGTCGATGCCAAGGGCCATATCGTCATTGTCGAGATAAAGGTCGCCCGCGCCGACCTGATGGGCGATGCGAAATGGCCCGATTATCTCGATTTCTGCGACCGTTTCTTCTGGGGCCTGTCCCCCGAACTCGACCGCACCTGCCTGGAAGGGGAGAATTTCCTTCCCGGCCGATGCGGCGTGATCGTCGCCGATGGCTATGACGCGGAAATCCTGCGCCCCGCCCCGCTGCAGAAACTCGCGCCCGCGCGGCGCAGGGCGCAGGTCGAGCGGCTGGCACGCGCCGCGATGCGCCGCCGCCAGGTCGAGATCGACAGCGCCTGCGCCCCGTGGGGCGGCAACGAACTGGCCTGA
- a CDS encoding sterol desaturase family protein encodes MALHASNAGYWAALLSVLAMIAIVAVRYLLASGGFALATRSARPGLYRGLDPQIRREIGWSLASAAIYGLPAGIVAWGWQAHGWTRIYTDIGAFPLWWLPVSLLVYLFAHDTWFYWTHRAMHEPRLFRIAHAVHHASRPPTAWAAMAFHPVEAVTGAIVVPALVFLVPIHIGVLGCVLAIMTIMGVTNHMGWEMFPRFIVRSGLGGALITASHHQLHHDRYRCNYGLYFRFWDRVCGTDRGLAAEGWDKT; translated from the coding sequence ATGGCCTTGCATGCCTCCAACGCCGGATATTGGGCCGCGCTGCTGTCGGTGCTGGCGATGATCGCCATCGTCGCCGTGCGCTATCTGCTGGCCAGCGGCGGCTTTGCGCTGGCGACGCGCTCGGCGCGGCCGGGGCTCTACCGCGGCCTCGATCCGCAGATCCGGCGCGAGATCGGCTGGTCGCTCGCCTCTGCCGCGATCTATGGCCTGCCCGCCGGGATCGTCGCCTGGGGCTGGCAGGCGCATGGCTGGACCCGGATCTATACCGACATCGGCGCCTTTCCGCTGTGGTGGCTGCCGGTTTCGCTGCTGGTCTATCTGTTCGCCCACGACACCTGGTTCTACTGGACCCACCGCGCGATGCACGAGCCGCGCCTGTTCCGCATCGCCCATGCCGTCCACCACGCCAGCCGCCCGCCGACCGCCTGGGCCGCGATGGCCTTCCACCCGGTAGAGGCGGTGACGGGCGCCATCGTCGTTCCCGCGCTGGTCTTCCTGGTACCGATCCATATCGGCGTGCTTGGCTGCGTGCTGGCGATCATGACGATCATGGGCGTCACGAACCATATGGGCTGGGAAATGTTTCCGCGGTTCATCGTCCGCTCAGGGCTTGGCGGTGCATTGATAACGGCAAGCCACCACCAGCTTCATCATGACCGGTATCGCTGCAATTACGGCCTTTATTTCCGCTTCTGGGACCGCGTATGCGGAACCGACCGGGGTCTTGCGGCAGAAGGATGGGACAAGACATGA
- a CDS encoding DUF2141 domain-containing protein, whose amino-acid sequence MNFRWLALPIAALAGAAGASQGSELRIAPASRVGSIHVTVTDLRSAKGDVHACLAPNRTSFPDCESGQGRTLTLPASQRLEFNFANVPQGRYAIALLHDENANGKIDKALMIPREGFGFSRDAPVRMGPPSFKDAAFEVDGKGVTQSIRMRYII is encoded by the coding sequence ATGAATTTCCGTTGGCTCGCATTGCCGATCGCCGCGCTTGCAGGCGCCGCGGGCGCGTCGCAGGGGTCGGAACTGCGTATCGCTCCGGCTTCGCGGGTGGGGTCGATCCATGTGACGGTCACCGACCTGCGCTCCGCCAAGGGAGACGTGCATGCCTGCCTGGCCCCCAACAGGACGAGCTTTCCCGATTGCGAATCGGGTCAGGGCCGCACGCTGACCCTGCCCGCGTCGCAAAGGCTTGAGTTCAATTTCGCCAATGTGCCGCAGGGCCGCTACGCCATCGCGCTGCTGCATGACGAGAATGCGAACGGCAAGATCGACAAGGCGCTGATGATCCCGCGCGAAGGCTTCGGCTTTTCGCGCGACGCGCCGGTGCGGATGGGCCCGCCCAGCTTCAAGGACGCCGCGTTCGAGGTGGACGGCAAGGGCGTGACCCAGTCGATCCGCATGCGCTACATCATCTAG
- a CDS encoding HpcH/HpaI aldolase/citrate lyase family protein → MPDTVPAMPIVRSALSMPGSNARALEKARGLACDCVIFDLEDAVAAESKAEARAMVAQTLADGGLEPRYRVVRVNPIGGEWGLDDLRALARSPLDAILVPKVDSAQDVEGISGAMATAGFGSDVALWVMVETPGAVLALERIARMAATTQLAGLVLGANDLSKDTGMLRTPGREALVPVLSQIVMAARANGLVAIDSVLNAIGEDDRLRAECRQGRLFGFDGKMLIHPSQIAAANEVFAPSEDALAEARAIVAAFEDPANAGKAVVTVGGQMVEELHRDEARALIARAEAIAQRG, encoded by the coding sequence ATGCCCGATACCGTCCCGGCCATGCCGATCGTCCGTTCCGCGCTGTCGATGCCCGGCTCCAACGCCCGCGCCCTGGAAAAGGCGCGCGGGCTTGCCTGCGACTGCGTGATCTTCGACCTGGAAGACGCGGTCGCGGCCGAAAGCAAGGCCGAGGCGCGCGCCATGGTGGCGCAGACGCTGGCCGATGGCGGGCTGGAACCGCGCTACCGCGTGGTGCGGGTCAATCCGATCGGCGGCGAATGGGGCCTCGACGATCTGCGCGCCCTCGCCCGCAGCCCGCTCGACGCCATACTGGTGCCCAAGGTCGATTCGGCGCAGGATGTCGAGGGGATCTCGGGCGCGATGGCAACCGCGGGTTTCGGATCCGACGTGGCGCTGTGGGTCATGGTCGAGACACCGGGGGCGGTGCTGGCGCTGGAACGGATCGCGCGCATGGCCGCGACCACGCAGTTGGCCGGCCTGGTGCTGGGCGCCAACGATTTGTCCAAGGACACCGGCATGCTGCGCACCCCGGGGCGCGAGGCGCTGGTCCCGGTGCTCTCGCAGATCGTGATGGCGGCGCGCGCGAACGGGCTGGTCGCGATCGACAGCGTGCTCAACGCGATCGGCGAGGATGACCGGCTGCGCGCCGAATGCCGCCAGGGCCGCCTGTTCGGCTTCGACGGCAAGATGCTGATCCACCCCTCGCAGATCGCCGCCGCGAACGAGGTGTTCGCCCCGTCCGAGGATGCGCTGGCCGAAGCGCGCGCCATCGTCGCGGCGTTCGAGGATCCCGCCAACGCGGGCAAGGCAGTGGTCACCGTGGGCGGCCAGATGGTCGAGGAACTCCACCGCGACGAGGCCCGCGCCCTGATCGCGCGGGCCGAGGCGATCGCGCAGCGCGGATAA
- a CDS encoding App1 family protein produces MPLFRTPPVIFPFFGYRSTTRLRIAARALRSRPPRWDHDSSFAKMRALVSHFASREVDGMPVQLEIRSPSGVLSRHAGFTDDEGFVHFDLPLDDWPLADHTEWETVCFAWNDGKGARMAEAYVLAPGASADLAVISDIDDTIIETGITGGLHSVLRNWRRILAQMPAERAQVPGADRFYSALSGGAASPGRHLPATRHPFFYISSSPWNLFAYLTTFMRSRRLPLGPLQLRDWGFNRETLGSKGHGDHKIAAMAGLLEFYPAMRFALIGDDTQADLVAFARIALKFPDRVAAIFIRKAGEAHSAEEVQARDDIGRANVPLWMGSEYDVGQEFLDAVGLTHDHEAEHIVETVRETGHAATGAPA; encoded by the coding sequence ATGCCGCTGTTCCGCACGCCGCCCGTCATCTTCCCCTTTTTCGGTTATCGCAGCACCACCCGCCTGCGCATCGCCGCGCGTGCGCTGCGCAGCCGGCCGCCGCGCTGGGATCACGATTCCAGCTTTGCCAAGATGCGGGCGCTGGTCTCGCACTTCGCCTCGCGCGAGGTGGACGGCATGCCGGTCCAGCTGGAAATCCGTTCGCCATCGGGCGTGCTGTCGCGGCACGCGGGCTTCACCGATGACGAGGGTTTCGTCCATTTCGACCTGCCGCTGGACGACTGGCCGCTGGCCGACCATACCGAGTGGGAGACGGTGTGCTTCGCGTGGAACGACGGCAAGGGCGCCCGCATGGCCGAGGCCTATGTCCTCGCCCCCGGTGCCAGCGCCGATCTGGCGGTCATATCCGACATCGACGACACCATCATCGAAACCGGGATCACCGGCGGGCTGCATTCGGTGCTGCGCAACTGGAGGCGCATCCTGGCGCAGATGCCCGCCGAACGGGCGCAGGTTCCGGGCGCAGACCGCTTCTACAGCGCGCTGTCGGGCGGCGCGGCTTCGCCCGGCCGGCATCTGCCTGCGACCCGGCATCCGTTCTTCTACATTTCCTCCAGCCCGTGGAACCTGTTCGCCTACCTCACCACCTTCATGCGCAGCCGCAGGCTGCCGCTGGGCCCGCTGCAGTTGCGCGACTGGGGCTTCAACCGCGAGACGCTGGGATCGAAAGGCCACGGCGACCACAAGATCGCGGCGATGGCGGGACTGCTGGAATTCTATCCCGCCATGCGGTTCGCGCTGATCGGCGACGATACGCAGGCCGACCTGGTCGCCTTCGCACGGATCGCCTTGAAATTCCCGGACCGCGTTGCCGCCATCTTCATCCGCAAGGCGGGCGAAGCCCATTCGGCCGAGGAAGTGCAGGCCAGGGACGACATCGGCCGCGCAAACGTCCCGCTGTGGATGGGCTCGGAATATGACGTGGGTCAGGAATTCCTCGACGCGGTCGGCCTGACCCACGACCACGAGGCGGAGCATATCGTCGAAACCGTGCGCGAAACCGGCCACGCGGCCACCGGTGCTCCGGCCTGA